One part of the Nostoc sp. PCC 7120 = FACHB-418 genome encodes these proteins:
- a CDS encoding FHA domain-containing serine/threonine-protein kinase, which produces MVTLTLLEPQQKTPLKQWCFENSSVIRIGRAADNHVILSDNLVSRHHLEIRQVSSGGGGSWQVVSKGTNGTFLNGVLVIQDALPNNALLQLAQGGPILQFQVQGIIPPEWQSISGSDSPLSGRGSLAEKSSPELSNNPGSLTCTHEGNSPQNLFCIHCGQPLSVIQTIRHYQVLRTLGQGGMGTTYLAWDAAGVIVGHPKLLVLKQMNADMARIAKAQELFEREAYTLKSLDHPGIPRYYDFFVEGGKKYLAMELVHGQDLEKRIYATGPVIPSLAIAWMIQTCDILDYLHRQEQPLIHRDIKPANLMVRTANNQIAVLDFGAVKEIGTTPGTRIGAEGYCAPEQERGQPLTQSDLYAIGPTIIFLLTGENPFKFYRQKGRGFRFDVSKIPTITPKLRDVIERTTEPLPRDRFQSAKELAAALAACK; this is translated from the coding sequence GTGGTTACTTTGACACTGCTAGAACCGCAACAAAAAACACCACTCAAGCAGTGGTGCTTTGAAAACTCCTCCGTGATTCGCATCGGTCGCGCGGCGGATAATCATGTGATTTTGTCCGACAATTTGGTTTCTCGCCATCATCTGGAAATTCGGCAAGTTAGTTCCGGTGGTGGTGGTTCGTGGCAGGTGGTTAGTAAGGGGACAAATGGAACTTTCTTAAATGGCGTTTTGGTAATTCAAGATGCGCTACCCAATAATGCCCTCCTGCAACTTGCCCAAGGGGGGCCGATTCTGCAATTCCAAGTTCAGGGGATAATACCACCAGAGTGGCAATCAATTTCTGGAAGCGATAGTCCTTTGTCTGGAAGGGGCAGTTTGGCAGAAAAAAGCTCTCCAGAATTGTCTAACAATCCTGGTAGTTTGACTTGCACCCACGAAGGTAATTCTCCCCAGAACTTATTTTGTATCCACTGTGGACAACCACTTTCGGTAATCCAAACCATTCGCCATTACCAAGTGTTACGAACTTTGGGACAGGGAGGAATGGGAACTACCTATTTAGCTTGGGATGCGGCTGGGGTGATTGTTGGACATCCAAAACTGTTGGTGTTGAAGCAAATGAATGCCGATATGGCGAGGATTGCTAAAGCCCAAGAACTATTTGAGAGGGAAGCCTATACTCTCAAATCCCTAGACCATCCGGGTATCCCCAGGTATTATGATTTTTTTGTAGAAGGTGGCAAAAAGTACTTGGCGATGGAATTAGTGCATGGGCAAGATTTGGAAAAACGCATCTATGCCACGGGGCCAGTTATACCTAGCCTGGCGATCGCCTGGATGATCCAAACTTGCGATATTCTAGATTATCTCCATAGGCAAGAACAGCCACTCATCCACCGCGACATTAAACCGGCGAACCTGATGGTAAGGACAGCGAATAATCAAATAGCGGTGCTAGATTTTGGCGCAGTTAAGGAAATTGGTACTACTCCAGGCACACGCATCGGTGCAGAGGGTTACTGCGCCCCAGAACAAGAACGGGGACAGCCTTTAACCCAATCTGATTTATATGCCATAGGCCCCACAATCATCTTTCTCCTCACAGGGGAAAATCCTTTCAAGTTTTATCGCCAAAAAGGACGCGGTTTCCGCTTTGATGTGAGTAAAATTCCCACTATCACCCCTAAGTTAAGAGATGTGATTGAGCGTACCACTGAACCTTTGCCGCGCGATCGCTTTCAGTCTGCCAAGGAATTAGCTGCGGCTTTGGCGGCTTGTAAGTGA
- a CDS encoding DegT/DnrJ/EryC1/StrS family aminotransferase has product MKKKLNDLAIFGGTPTFVDKLHVGRPNIGNRENLLSRINDILDRKWLTNNGIYVQEFERQIAEFVGVKHCIATCNATVALEIAIRAVGFTGEVIIPSFTFIATAHALKWQEIIPVFCDIDPHTHNIDPNKIVQSITPRTTGIIGVHLWGRPCNVEALSEIADTHNLKLMFDAAHAFGCSHQGRMIGSFGDAEVFSFHATKFLNTFEGGAIVTNSDELAEKIRLMTNFGFAGYDRVIYIGTNGKMNEVSAAMGLTGLDNLDEFIFINCRNYKYYERALKDIPGIKLINYDEVEKSNYQYIILEIDEVLMGISRDKLLEILQAENVMARRYFYPGCHNMEPYRSYFPYSKLLLPETENLTKRIMSLPTGTSVSLEDITKIVEIIKLVVENNNFLQDKLRNLQQISNVI; this is encoded by the coding sequence ATGAAAAAAAAATTGAATGATTTAGCTATATTTGGTGGAACGCCAACATTTGTTGATAAATTACACGTTGGTCGTCCGAACATTGGCAACCGTGAAAATTTATTATCACGCATCAATGATATTTTGGATAGAAAATGGCTAACCAACAATGGTATTTATGTACAGGAATTTGAGCGACAAATTGCTGAATTTGTTGGAGTAAAACACTGTATCGCTACGTGTAATGCAACAGTAGCCTTAGAAATAGCCATTCGTGCTGTAGGTTTCACTGGTGAAGTAATTATTCCTTCTTTCACATTTATTGCTACTGCACACGCTCTCAAATGGCAAGAAATCATACCTGTTTTCTGTGATATTGACCCCCATACTCATAATATAGATCCCAACAAAATAGTTCAAAGCATAACCCCTCGCACTACTGGTATTATCGGCGTTCATTTGTGGGGTCGCCCTTGTAATGTAGAGGCTTTAAGTGAAATTGCTGATACTCATAATTTGAAATTAATGTTTGATGCTGCTCATGCTTTTGGCTGTTCACATCAAGGGCGTATGATAGGTAGCTTTGGTGATGCTGAAGTTTTTAGCTTTCATGCTACTAAATTTTTAAACACATTTGAAGGAGGAGCGATCGTTACAAATAGTGATGAATTGGCAGAGAAAATTCGCTTAATGACTAACTTTGGGTTTGCTGGTTATGACCGAGTTATATATATCGGTACCAATGGCAAAATGAATGAAGTTTCGGCAGCAATGGGTTTAACAGGACTCGATAATTTAGATGAATTTATTTTTATTAATTGTCGTAATTATAAGTATTATGAGAGGGCATTAAAAGATATTCCCGGTATTAAATTGATTAATTATGACGAGGTTGAAAAATCTAATTACCAATATATTATTTTGGAGATTGATGAGGTATTGATGGGCATTAGTAGGGATAAATTATTAGAAATACTACAAGCCGAAAATGTGATGGCACGAAGATATTTTTATCCTGGTTGTCATAACATGGAGCCATATCGTTCTTATTTTCCATATTCTAAATTATTGTTACCAGAAACAGAAAATCTTACTAAAAGAATAATGTCTTTACCTACGGGAACATCGGTCAGTCTTGAAGATATTACTAAAATTGTAGAAATCATAAAACTAGTTGTAGAAAACAACAATTTTTTACAAGATAAATTAAGAAATTTACAACAAATATCAAACGTTATTTAA
- a CDS encoding glycosyltransferase: MKVSILIITYNHSHFIAQAIESVLMQKVKFEYEIVIGEDSSTDNTRQILLDYQKQYSDKIRLLLPEKNLGMHRNFVNTLQACRGEYIAILEGDDYWIADDKLQKQVEFLDENPDFTICFHNVMVFHEDNQYQPYIFLHNQPTVSYIEDLLIRNFISTPSVMYRNGLVESIPTWFYEQGMGDWIFHILNAQYGKIGYIDEVMSAYRIHVQGVWSSKSRDWQLKETIRMLDTIKSNVNVRYAEIIDRAVQFYSEQLLYLVPESQEVTPVLNTSLPNYLQIKDINFIAFPDWNQPEELLYQSLYYAIKLFLTHPENNKIALFIDTTDISEEDADIYISSTLMNLMLEEELEESHKINVFLIGELDQIQWQTLLSFLKARIVLPSENLDAILASGTAIIPCLTVEQLIEFDLTFIESAKPYKLNIGCGNVRFHGWINIDIEQNYKTVDLVCDARQKLPFNDNSCDLIYNEHFLEHLTLEEGLFFLKECHRILKPEGILRIAMPSLEYVVQKYMSDDWRNQEWLNYPEYQFIKTRAEMLNIAMRWWGHQWLYDTEELHRRLTESGYINVQNFAWGKSNTPDLRNRETRVDSILICESQALK, from the coding sequence ATGAAAGTTAGTATTTTAATTATCACATATAATCATAGTCATTTTATAGCACAAGCAATAGAAAGCGTATTAATGCAAAAAGTTAAGTTTGAGTATGAAATCGTTATAGGAGAAGATAGCTCTACAGATAATACACGCCAAATTTTACTTGACTATCAAAAACAATACTCGGATAAAATCCGGTTGTTGCTACCTGAAAAAAACTTAGGTATGCACAGAAATTTTGTCAATACATTGCAAGCCTGTCGCGGTGAATACATAGCAATTTTAGAAGGAGATGACTACTGGATTGCGGACGATAAACTACAAAAACAAGTAGAATTTTTAGATGAAAATCCAGATTTTACAATATGTTTCCATAATGTTATGGTTTTTCATGAGGATAATCAATATCAACCTTATATATTTCTTCATAATCAACCTACCGTATCTTACATAGAAGATTTATTAATACGCAACTTTATTTCTACACCCTCTGTAATGTATCGTAATGGATTGGTAGAAAGTATACCTACTTGGTTTTATGAACAAGGTATGGGAGATTGGATTTTCCATATTCTTAACGCACAATATGGAAAAATTGGGTACATTGATGAAGTAATGTCAGCTTATAGAATTCATGTACAAGGAGTTTGGTCAAGTAAAAGTAGAGATTGGCAACTAAAAGAAACGATTAGAATGTTAGATACTATAAAATCTAATGTAAATGTGCGGTATGCAGAAATTATAGACAGAGCAGTTCAATTCTATTCAGAACAGTTATTATACTTGGTTCCTGAAAGTCAAGAAGTTACGCCTGTATTAAATACAAGTTTACCAAATTATTTACAAATAAAAGATATAAACTTTATAGCGTTTCCTGACTGGAATCAGCCAGAAGAATTATTATATCAAAGTTTATATTATGCTATTAAACTATTCTTAACACATCCTGAAAATAATAAAATTGCTTTATTCATAGACACTACTGATATTAGCGAAGAGGATGCTGATATATATATATCTAGCACTTTAATGAATTTGATGCTAGAAGAGGAATTAGAGGAAAGTCACAAAATTAACGTATTTTTGATTGGTGAGCTAGACCAAATACAATGGCAAACTCTTTTATCTTTTCTGAAGGCTAGGATTGTCTTACCATCAGAGAATTTAGATGCAATTCTTGCTTCTGGGACAGCAATTATTCCATGCCTTACAGTAGAACAACTGATTGAATTTGATTTAACATTTATTGAATCTGCAAAACCTTATAAACTAAATATTGGCTGTGGAAATGTCAGGTTTCATGGGTGGATAAATATAGACATAGAGCAAAATTATAAGACAGTAGATTTAGTCTGCGATGCTAGACAAAAACTACCATTCAATGATAACTCTTGTGACTTAATATATAATGAGCATTTTCTAGAACACTTAACTCTGGAGGAAGGATTATTTTTTTTGAAGGAATGCCATCGTATCCTAAAGCCTGAGGGAATTTTACGCATAGCGATGCCATCCTTAGAATATGTTGTGCAAAAATATATGTCTGATGATTGGCGCAATCAAGAGTGGCTAAATTATCCAGAGTACCAGTTTATCAAAACTCGTGCTGAGATGTTAAATATTGCTATGCGTTGGTGGGGTCATCAGTGGCTCTATGATACAGAAGAGTTACACCGCAGATTAACCGAATCCGGATATATAAATGTTCAAAACTTTGCATGGGGTAAGAGTAATACACCAGATTTAAGAAATCGTGAGACCAGAGTTGATTCAATACTAATATGTGAATCACAGGCACTGAAATGA
- a CDS encoding four helix bundle protein: protein MGDRGFESLDFYQDSLRLLKAAYRLADSLPDCERYNLSDQLRRAASSILLNIAEGYGRYHYLDRLRFMYIARGSLAETKSAFVIAESLGYCNTDQLNWVTQLKDQIEKSLNGYCRFMRSQQQGKEEFGTRFRD from the coding sequence ATGGGGGATAGGGGTTTTGAGTCTTTAGACTTCTATCAAGATAGTCTTAGGTTACTGAAAGCTGCTTATAGACTTGCAGATAGCTTGCCGGATTGTGAGCGTTACAATTTGAGCGATCAGTTACGTAGAGCAGCATCTAGTATCTTGCTAAACATAGCGGAAGGCTACGGGCGCTATCACTATCTAGATAGATTGCGCTTTATGTATATTGCTCGTGGCTCATTAGCTGAGACTAAAAGCGCCTTCGTTATTGCTGAAAGCTTAGGTTATTGCAACACAGACCAACTAAACTGGGTAACTCAACTAAAAGACCAAATCGAAAAAAGTCTTAACGGTTACTGTCGCTTCATGCGTTCCCAGCAACAAGGCAAAGAAGAATTCGGAACTAGGTTCAGGGATTGA
- a CDS encoding PAS domain-containing sensor histidine kinase, protein MSLNQRSPTVGGTPSLWHQTHTPQTILPKTPVYLETATELASHQEFDTAAKLHRTEEELRWYRMMYDNIPTIYFSLDAAGLILTVNHFGANFLGYTPEQLLQQPIAQLFAQSDQARLSNAVISLCKTAPHDAVNYGNFQLKKIIDGIKSVKVTLRLIPNEGKSLAKNLTILMLCEAITSLEPGVASQEDGNNLVQNLPQLQSHPAQLKELESLNHLQEEFFSTVSHELRTPLTNMKMAIQMLGITLHREHNLFSATTKPTNEGSKAACYFNILENECDRQINLINNFLELQRLDTNAKPWVLETIHIPQWLWRVVEEFKSRNFDICKQKLHISISPALATLTSNPCSLERILIELLTNACKFSPPEGEITVTAQIKSQNILLQVINSGVEIPQSELPHIFDKFYRIPSNDPGKQGGTGLGLALVQKLIKQLGGTIEVESGSNRTCFSIQLVLPQPKIVE, encoded by the coding sequence ATGAGCCTGAATCAGCGATCACCTACGGTGGGCGGAACGCCATCGCTCTGGCATCAAACTCACACACCACAAACTATTTTGCCCAAAACTCCTGTGTACTTGGAAACAGCGACGGAATTAGCTTCTCATCAAGAGTTTGACACAGCAGCGAAACTCCATCGCACGGAAGAAGAATTGCGATGGTATCGCATGATGTACGATAATATACCTACTATATATTTCAGTTTGGATGCGGCTGGGCTAATTTTAACTGTCAATCATTTCGGAGCGAATTTTCTAGGATACACACCAGAACAATTGTTACAACAGCCCATTGCTCAATTATTTGCTCAATCAGACCAAGCAAGACTGTCTAATGCTGTCATAAGTCTTTGCAAGACTGCGCCTCATGATGCTGTTAACTATGGCAATTTTCAGTTAAAAAAAATTATCGACGGTATAAAATCTGTTAAGGTCACATTGCGACTAATACCTAATGAAGGAAAGTCTCTCGCCAAAAATTTGACGATTTTGATGCTTTGCGAGGCCATCACCTCTCTAGAACCAGGCGTAGCAAGTCAAGAAGATGGGAATAATTTAGTTCAAAACTTACCACAACTGCAATCACATCCAGCTCAGTTAAAGGAACTAGAAAGCCTTAACCACTTGCAAGAAGAATTTTTTAGCACTGTTTCCCACGAACTGCGAACACCGCTAACTAATATGAAGATGGCGATTCAAATGCTGGGAATTACGCTGCATCGGGAGCATAATTTGTTCTCGGCAACAACAAAACCAACAAATGAAGGCTCAAAAGCTGCTTGTTATTTTAATATTTTAGAAAATGAGTGCGATCGCCAAATAAATCTTATTAATAACTTCCTAGAATTACAGCGCCTCGATACTAACGCTAAACCTTGGGTACTAGAGACAATTCACATACCGCAATGGCTATGGCGTGTAGTGGAGGAATTTAAAAGCCGCAATTTCGATATTTGTAAGCAGAAATTACACATCAGCATCAGCCCTGCTCTGGCAACATTAACGTCCAATCCGTGCAGCTTGGAACGCATTTTGATAGAACTGCTCACCAATGCGTGTAAATTTAGCCCGCCAGAGGGAGAAATTACAGTTACAGCCCAAATAAAATCTCAAAATATTCTTTTGCAAGTGATTAATTCTGGTGTAGAAATCCCTCAATCTGAATTACCCCACATTTTTGATAAATTTTATCGTATTCCCAGCAATGACCCCGGAAAGCAGGGAGGCACAGGACTAGGGTTGGCACTAGTACAAAAACTCATCAAACAATTAGGAGGAACAATAGAAGTAGAAAGCGGATCAAATCGTACCTGTTTTAGTATCCAACTGGTGCTTCCACAACCCAAAATAGTTGAGTGA
- a CDS encoding tetratricopeptide repeat protein, whose translation MASSGEDYITTRQKQIARKKRILTIISFVGFVGSSVFAIVPAIQRATQNPQPVTPTVSAESSLQEEAKGYELVLQREPNNQTALEKLSIIRLRLKDKKGAIALMEKLVQQHPARQDYKTVLADMKKKNVQ comes from the coding sequence ATGGCTAGTTCAGGTGAAGACTACATAACTACTCGTCAAAAGCAGATTGCAAGGAAAAAAAGGATTTTAACGATAATTTCTTTTGTGGGTTTCGTTGGTTCGTCAGTTTTTGCAATTGTTCCAGCTATTCAACGGGCGACCCAAAATCCGCAGCCAGTAACTCCAACTGTATCTGCTGAGTCTTCATTGCAAGAAGAAGCCAAGGGTTATGAATTAGTTTTACAGCGAGAACCAAATAATCAAACAGCATTGGAGAAGTTGTCTATCATCCGGTTACGTTTGAAGGATAAAAAGGGAGCGATCGCGCTGATGGAGAAGTTAGTACAGCAGCATCCTGCTCGACAAGATTATAAAACTGTGTTGGCAGATATGAAGAAGAAAAATGTTCAGTAA
- a CDS encoding DUF4327 family protein — MTQQVLHPMVKLQRNVQSLVESNIIKPTDSIWKIALLYGNDWQHWKQELLDFGFTMQDPIGDLLAVESWDED; from the coding sequence ATGACTCAGCAAGTACTTCACCCAATGGTGAAATTGCAGCGTAACGTGCAATCACTCGTTGAATCGAATATTATCAAGCCGACTGATAGCATTTGGAAGATTGCGCTGCTTTATGGTAATGACTGGCAGCACTGGAAACAGGAGCTGCTAGATTTTGGATTTACGATGCAAGACCCAATTGGCGATTTACTCGCAGTTGAATCTTGGGATGAAGATTAG
- a CDS encoding serine/threonine phosphatase, which translates to MLICPQCEFENPNANKFCQKCGASLSHKVCSQCSTEVPVNAENCHNCGAETGTVWRAIIETKDWASDVSVSTLLSANSVDVASHKEEQTELGFEEDEEEKMMLSPSLFSVGSYLDKEQRYQILQVLSAAHDEVSLRVLDCQPYQLSPIEAILANQQQGLVTPAVEANGIPSLARAYMVLQSQNHTEIPQIHDAWEDGDNQILLIEDRSHYQSLLDLWQKETTSSLEILHWFYQMTQLWVLLEPLKCHYSLWDLANLCLDEDQTISLRKLYVKPPKSELAIDYLPLDFNPETAQQEDVTLPIFVQPSSIKALGEVWQALFRESQRTQFGSIIQILGDLQQGKIYSIAQLRSRLQEVATELEATTTPIFEPMEAEQTNAPTVLQADDVEDPSGKGDDMPTVVLSVQLSSLEDAGRTDVGRQRHHNEDYFGIETKTEKLELPKNRILQARGLYILCDGMGGHAGGEVASELAVITLRQYFQQHWTDNQLPAEEIIRESVYLANQAIYEKNQQEARSGVGRMGTTLVMLLVQGSQAAVAHVGDSRLYRVTRKRGLEQVTVDHEVGQREIDRGVEASIAYARPDAYQLTQALGPRDETAINPSVEFFDINEDSLLVLASDGLSDNDLLETNWQTHLLPLLSSSANLEQGVAELIDLANQYNGHDNITAILVRAKVRPNLGEETGD; encoded by the coding sequence ATGCTGATTTGCCCTCAGTGTGAATTTGAAAACCCTAATGCTAACAAGTTTTGTCAAAAATGTGGTGCTTCTTTGTCCCACAAGGTTTGTTCTCAATGCAGCACTGAAGTACCAGTGAATGCTGAAAATTGCCATAACTGTGGTGCAGAAACCGGCACAGTATGGCGGGCGATTATCGAGACGAAGGATTGGGCTTCTGACGTAAGTGTCAGCACTTTACTGAGCGCCAACTCTGTTGATGTAGCCTCCCACAAGGAAGAGCAAACAGAATTAGGGTTTGAGGAAGATGAAGAAGAGAAGATGATGCTGTCTCCATCATTATTCTCTGTTGGCTCATATTTGGATAAAGAACAACGCTATCAGATTTTGCAAGTGCTATCAGCCGCACATGATGAGGTTAGCCTTAGGGTTTTGGACTGTCAACCATACCAATTATCACCAATTGAAGCAATATTAGCTAATCAGCAACAGGGGTTGGTGACTCCAGCAGTGGAAGCCAATGGTATTCCCAGTTTGGCTAGGGCTTATATGGTTTTACAATCCCAAAATCACACGGAAATTCCCCAGATTCATGATGCTTGGGAGGACGGCGATAACCAGATATTACTTATTGAAGACCGTTCTCACTACCAGTCTTTGCTGGATTTATGGCAAAAGGAAACCACTAGTTCGCTAGAAATTTTACACTGGTTTTATCAAATGACCCAACTTTGGGTATTACTAGAACCATTAAAGTGTCACTACAGTTTGTGGGATTTGGCGAATTTGTGTTTAGATGAAGACCAGACAATTAGCTTACGAAAACTGTACGTAAAACCACCTAAAAGCGAGTTAGCGATTGACTACTTACCACTGGATTTTAATCCTGAAACAGCACAACAAGAGGATGTAACATTGCCTATATTTGTGCAGCCCTCAAGTATTAAAGCCTTGGGAGAAGTTTGGCAGGCGCTATTTAGAGAGTCTCAACGCACTCAATTTGGTTCCATCATCCAGATTTTAGGAGATTTGCAGCAGGGTAAGATTTACTCGATCGCTCAGTTGCGATCGCGTTTACAAGAAGTCGCCACGGAACTAGAAGCAACTACGACCCCAATATTTGAGCCAATGGAAGCAGAACAAACGAATGCACCCACAGTCTTACAAGCAGATGATGTAGAAGATCCCTCTGGCAAGGGTGATGATATGCCCACAGTAGTGCTGTCCGTGCAGTTAAGCAGTTTAGAAGATGCTGGTCGCACTGATGTTGGTCGTCAACGCCATCACAATGAGGACTACTTTGGGATTGAAACTAAAACAGAAAAATTAGAACTGCCGAAAAACCGCATTCTACAAGCTCGTGGTTTGTATATTCTTTGTGATGGTATGGGCGGACACGCTGGCGGTGAAGTGGCTAGCGAGTTAGCCGTGATCACCTTACGCCAATACTTTCAGCAACACTGGACTGATAACCAATTACCAGCAGAAGAGATAATTCGTGAGTCAGTTTATCTGGCTAATCAAGCAATCTACGAAAAAAACCAACAAGAAGCCCGTTCTGGCGTAGGACGCATGGGTACTACTTTGGTAATGCTATTAGTTCAAGGTAGTCAAGCAGCAGTTGCCCATGTGGGTGATAGCCGCCTCTACCGTGTGACTCGTAAGCGGGGGTTGGAACAAGTGACTGTAGATCATGAAGTTGGTCAAAGAGAAATTGATCGAGGAGTAGAAGCAAGCATCGCTTATGCCCGTCCAGATGCTTACCAACTCACCCAGGCTTTAGGCCCTCGTGATGAAACCGCCATTAATCCCAGTGTGGAGTTCTTTGATATCAATGAAGATAGCCTACTCGTTCTCGCTTCCGATGGGTTATCTGATAACGATTTACTCGAAACTAACTGGCAAACTCACCTACTGCCATTATTAAGTTCTAGCGCTAATTTAGAGCAGGGAGTGGCAGAATTAATTGATCTGGCCAACCAATACAATGGTCATGACAACATTACTGCTATACTTGTCCGGGCAAAAGTACGCCCAAATCTGGGGGAAGAGACTGGGGATTAA
- a CDS encoding IS630-like element IS895 family transposase (programmed frameshift) — MKSQHLQATTLAGEVSQQYLKEETALNAIAELQDFIDMCPDAREVRKALAVKLVYQGYLYDEIQKILDVSRGSITGWKQAYEETGIDGLRLNYKGRKSYLNAKQLQEVLSWLQTKDCWELGELEYQLAFEYDVVYESKQSYYDLFSEAGISWKKTTKVNPKADENAVAGKKKEIETLLANNREEIETGKLRVLLIDECHLMWGDLSGYVWGKSDQEIAVPVVNERDKQTYYGAVDYLLGELVLKAYDAGNSKNTINYLEYLLANSPDQRLLIFWDGASYHRSKEIRGFLDSVNQSLPTEQWKIHCVRFAPNCPVQNPIEDIWLQAKTWVRRFCALIPSFSHLKWIFEWFIRHTTFDFDTLQMYGTYSKIK, encoded by the exons ATGAAAAGTCAGCATTTACAAGCTACTACACTTGCGGGGGAAGTATCGCAGCAATATTTAAAAGAGGAAACTGCACTGAATGCGATTGCTGAATTACAAGATTTTATAGATATGTGTCCAGATGCGCGTGAAGTAAGGAAAGCATTGGCAGTCAAGCTAGTTTATCAAGGTTACTTGTATGATGAAATCCAAAAAATTTTAGACGTATCGCGAGGGTCAATCACAGGCTGGAAGCAAGCCTATGAAGAAACTGGAATTGACGGACTGCGACTAAACTACAAAGGGAGAAAGAGCTATCTGAATGCTAAACAACTCCAAGAGGTGTTGAGCTGGCTACAAACAAAAGATTGTTGGGAGCTTGGGGAACTAGAGTATCAACTAGCTTTTGAGTATGACGTAGTTTATGAGTCAAAGCAAAGCTACTACGACTTGTTCTCCGAAGCAGGAATCAGTTGGAAGAAAACCACAAAGGTAAATCCGAAAGCCGATGAGAATGCTGTTGCAG GAAAAAAAAAAGAGATTGAAACATTGCTGGCAAATAACCGAGAAGAAATCGAAACAGGAAAGTTAAGAGTATTGTTAATTGATGAGTGTCATTTAATGTGGGGAGATTTAAGTGGTTATGTATGGGGAAAAAGTGACCAAGAAATCGCAGTCCCAGTTGTCAACGAGCGAGATAAGCAGACATACTATGGGGCAGTTGACTATCTCCTTGGAGAATTAGTTCTCAAAGCTTATGATGCTGGAAACTCAAAAAATACTATCAACTACCTAGAATACTTACTAGCTAACTCTCCCGACCAGCGATTACTAATTTTTTGGGATGGGGCTAGCTACCACCGTTCCAAGGAAATTAGAGGTTTCTTGGACTCTGTTAATCAAAGCTTACCAACCGAGCAATGGAAAATACACTGTGTCCGTTTTGCCCCTAATTGCCCAGTACAAAATCCGATAGAGGATATTTGGTTACAAGCCAAAACATGGGTTAGACGTTTTTGTGCTTTAATTCCTTCATTTTCACATTTAAAGTGGATATTTGAGTGGTTTATTAGACACACTACCTTTGATTTTGACACTCTACAGATGTACGGAACTTATTCAAAAATCAAATAG
- a CDS encoding acyltransferase, translating to MGNDDKYGISGVTTFEYTKILGLENIEFGNNIIIDDFVFIYAKKPIKIGNYVHIASFASITGGERLVMEDFTALSSGSRILTGTDDFKEWGFGNSTIREKYRNTKRKPVHIGKFCIIGANSVILPGVNVGEGATIGAGSVVTKDLAPWGIYLGNRKIGDRDKSGVLKNYNNFLLENNPSKEIYC from the coding sequence ATGGGAAATGATGATAAATATGGTATCTCAGGTGTGACAACTTTTGAATATACCAAAATATTGGGATTAGAAAATATTGAATTTGGCAATAACATCATAATTGATGATTTTGTTTTTATTTATGCTAAAAAGCCTATAAAAATAGGTAACTATGTACATATTGCATCTTTTGCTTCAATCACAGGAGGTGAAAGATTGGTTATGGAAGATTTCACAGCCTTATCTTCAGGATCAAGAATTTTAACAGGCACAGATGACTTTAAAGAGTGGGGTTTTGGAAATTCAACTATTAGGGAAAAATATAGAAATACAAAAAGAAAGCCAGTACATATAGGTAAGTTCTGCATAATTGGAGCAAATAGCGTAATTTTACCAGGTGTGAATGTAGGTGAAGGCGCTACGATTGGAGCAGGTTCAGTTGTTACTAAAGACTTAGCTCCTTGGGGAATATATCTAGGAAATCGCAAAATAGGTGACAGAGATAAGTCAGGTGTGCTTAAAAATTACAATAACTTTTTATTAGAAAATAACCCATCCAAGGAGATTTACTGTTAA